The genomic window GTGATATCTGCATTAGCTGATAATACATCAAGTCATGGATCACGCTTTGTACCATATCGAGATTCAATTTTAACATGGCTGCTAAAAGAAACTTTAGGTGGAAATTCCAACACATTTATGATTGCTAGTAAGTTCAACTTGTGTGCGATTTTTATTCTGTAGTAGGTAATTTGTATCGTTTTTTATTagcttattttataattaatagttttttattacattagcgATATCGCCATCCAGCTCATGCTACAGTGAAACTGTAAATACTTTACGATTTGGACAGCGTGCAAAGCATATTATAAATGAGCCATTAATAAATGAAGATCCAACCATTCGAATTATACGAGAATTGCGTGAAGAAATtgcttatttaaaaagtttattgcaAAATCATAATAacgtaagtataaaaaaaagaattgccAAAAGTAGTTAAGATGGACGATAATCGACAATATAGTGTAAGCGCTGACAATACTTCTGGTCTATACAAGTGTCTCTAAGGCAATCCTTCTTCAAGTTTtggagctttttttttattaatttttctattttattcttCCGAAATGATATATCCAAAGGATACACTTTACAATCTTATTACTAATAAAAGGTCATTACACTATTCTTCCTATGTGGCTTCTCATCTCGCAATACAGAACCAAATATTACGGGAGGGGCTCTTGCACCCCCTGCCATGAaggaaaatatatagaaaaagattaaaaattcattgtccTCCTGTACTCTTTTCCAcacgaaaaaattcatatctcaCCATTAATTAACCGTACAGTAAATACACTTCCAGAAGTTTTTCTAGTACTACCTCGAAAGTATACGCTATCTACCATACTATATTTACAGAACGTTCACATTTTTTAAGCCTGTTTGTAGTTTAAgtgaaacaaaactttttacagGGTGTATCAAATATGGGAagtattttacaacaaattaaacCACAGCGAAATCCTCAATCAGAAACAAACAACTCACAACCAAATAGCAGCAACAGCAGCAGCATAGAATTGGCAGAAACTAGCCAAGAAGTACCCATCGCATCAACGGTTCCATTAGAAATACAATCCAAGGAATTGAATTCgccagaaaatttaaaagtccCTCCATCTGATAATAGTTTACGTAGAACATACAGTGCAGCTGAAATTCAACGAAAGCAAGACAAAAAACTTTCTAATCGTTATACATCACACGAAGCATTAATTGAAAGTCCCCCATCTAGTGAAGAaacttttgaaatatcaaaaccAGAAACACAAATCCCAAGCGAAAGTGGTAGTCAGACTAGCTTAGCTGAAATTCAAAAAACGAATGCAATCAAAGATGCAATAAAAActcataaacaaaataaacgtTCAGAAATCGTTGCATCCGTTACAGAAAGATTATATTCACAGGGTGTACAAAAGAACAATTCACGTTCAAGTAGCAGTAGCGTTATGTCAGATTTAAGCACAAATGCACGAAATCGATTACAACAAATCAGTTTAAAAGCACTGAGTGCAAGTCGACGTTCAAAACGCCAACAAGTACACGTTGGAACTCAAACAAATCTGTTAAAAACTATTCGAGTTCGAGAAATTGGCATCGACACTCAGAATGATATAAACACAGTGTTACAATTAACAAAAGATATATCGATTGAGACATCTTTAACAAATTCAACACAAAATGTCGCTGTTGGTTCggataacattttattatttgataaaactatTGAAACTTTAACAAATAAACCAGCGTTTAAATTAACACGTAGTTGTGGAAACATAACAGACGACTTAGCTTTACTAAATAATGATGACGATAATTTTAAGTCGAATTCATTAACtacatcaaataaattaaaatctaatatttcatttacGAAGTACATAACAAATACACAAACTCAAACCTTAtcgaatgaaaatataattttattcaatttaaattcaaataaaactcGAAATAAAACCACTaatgttaatataattaatttaaattgtagtaACCAATTTGAATATTCATCAGCGGATGAATCAATTTCAGATGATAGTTTGGATGGTAATAtaaatttaccatcaaaatatcATACAACACCAGATTTACTAAACAATCATAACAATACACTTGAAGCCACAAAACAGTTACGTGTAAATTATGCTTTACAATTTggtaatattgaatattttgagaCAGCAAGTGAACAGATATGTTCTAATGAGTATCATTTACACTATGCATGGATAACACATGAAAAAGATTGGGAGTATGCAACTGTTAACATAGTTCAAACGTATCGCATTGAATATTGTACAGCTGaaataaaaacggaaaaaataCCATTGGAAaaagtacaatattttaaagGTAATTCAATGCAAACGCCTGTTCAAGTTGAAGAAGATTTTGATGAACAAATCTCTCTTCCTAAACAGGAACATTCTAAATGTTGTTGCAAGACAAATCAACAAATTGACAGTCAATTGTTCACAGCATCTGCGATGAATTTTATATCTGAAGCAACTTACTATTTATCAACTTTAAgcgaaaaaatttctaataaatgtaaatgtaataattcATTCGATATAGCGGTGCAAACAAACACTATACAAGATTACGAAATAGAAACTAGTACGAATTTTATAATGCCTATAAATCAGTGGGAACTACCTTTAGAACAATCTTGCAATAGTTTAGAAACAACGCTTCGAAATATGGATGAACATGATAAAATTCGTTTAAGTAGAACAACATATTCAAATCATAGACGTACATTATCGAGTCCTCGATTGTATTTACAAGAGTTACAAAGTTTAAGAAAGCAATTAGTTGAAGAAACTCGacgaaatatatcaaaaattaatcaagATTAATTAGGTACTATGTTTTAATTTCGAATTAGCTAATCAGAcagattttatagtttttccacgtagaaatatttatttcagtttaGTGAATGTAaatgtacatataaaataaaaattattaactatattGATTTTAGTCGCTTTAACAATAAACCTTAAAAAGTTTTGAGGACAGGCCTGTAGTGTTCAATGGTTGTAATTCAATAAAGTAATACGtgaaaaatcgcaaaattttcggattttttccgtttttcagttcagttcaaaaactatgagcttttgacataAGCTacttatcattttgaaagtatactaaatttgaaacaattgaagccgAAAACGAATCCGATTCAATTAAAGCCgattaagaaaacaaatttattgaaaaaaaggtgagtaaaaggtatatatattacattattgatatgTATAGTATGTCAAAGGTGGAGTAGTGGCTAACCCATCCGCCTCCGGTTACAGAATACCTCGGTTCGTATCTTGTATTGTCcccattaatttttaattaaaaaaaattattatgccaagattaaagtatttttttttagatagttGTTAGGGGAACCAAAAGCTACAAAGAAGTAAGACAGtaaggtatattttatgttattttaattcccaccccctgaagaagagtgatttatgacataagtaggaaagttggactacataatttttttttgtgaaataacgtGTTCTCCTATTactatcttataaaatttcatttaacaagaataagctccgcgatcttagcacctcatgtgcggaatttcgattgaccaattataccatctgaaaggtcagaaattggtcataaaaggtcagttggtctcattaattggtcagcatcagaaaattttttattaaggattgaaaaaactccacctatgcgcgatcgggaagcattcgctgataattggtcagctaatataaataattggtcagtttaaatattcaaaaaataatataatttcgaaaaaattttcaattttttcaacatttgtactaggagaacataagtgggaattagtagttcctgataaggagaaaggtgagtaagtgttttcaccccgaaagtctaaaattttattttggcagaaagttattggtctgcccactagaggtcacactcaccaaacacgggtgtgcagaccactaactttctgacttacgaggtgacaacaattaccttgctatcaggtactacttattccgtccgtccttgatgttctcctagtagaaatgtgaaaaaaattgaagtttttgaacgaaaaaaaaactaattttttcatcatttactaggcaaacatgctgtggtggaaatttgaaaaaaaatgaaaataaaaatcagattttgcttaaaagatttaatgaacttctttttaatatatgtcctcacctagtttcgaaccaagggactatttattcgaagtcagatacgctaaccattataccattagggctctgttattcgtattaataaataataattatattcatattttcgactttcttaaattataacaaaaagtaaaactcattttcggaaaattttgagtagtattattacaaaaaaaaatggcaaacgaagtttgaaatacttacctatcgtgaagttcgaaatactcacctatttttaactgaaataatattgtatagctacagagagatggggaaaaataaaataaaaacagggtttgagttttcaactttatttaaatgaaatcaaaatacataaaaacgatttacgaattacttgcacataattccatataattaatttcatcttaaaaaaatttttttgcatcaattttttttttacaaaccaaataccatacaaaaataaaatgaaaatccaaaaagaatattacgtatttacaatccaacttctttatctcacctatattttataagaatttgtttgtacctttactaaaaaaaaaaattaattagttaattaataattttgttctgaaaggaaaaatgggatagaataaaataaaacaaaatttaaaatatataacgatatttatttatttatattaatttgaaaacgttatcccgaaaattgatttttttactatataaaataaccattattattattcattcaaattttttataggtgacaTATGCACAGAGGCAAGTGCTATAACCACACAGCCATTcagattatatatatacataattaacttaataataaatacctttactaaataattaattaattaataattttgttctgaaagaaaaataggatataatatttaaaaaattaaaaatatattacgattttatttcatttataacaacgacaaaaataaaaaataggctagaatatttaaagaaaaataaacaaaatgtaaaataaattacgatttttatttatttataacaacaacaaaaatgttttaagttttcatgaaaaatcatattgtacaatttcataaaataaattaacagagattcttcttttcttattaaagtttttatacaaaataagtaaaattctat from Chrysoperla carnea chromosome 2, inChrCarn1.1, whole genome shotgun sequence includes these protein-coding regions:
- the LOC123291543 gene encoding kinesin-like protein KIF3A; the protein is MSNIKVAIRIRPMCHREVNLNLKNIVSITPDKKISVINAKVPENNAGDSRERVKQFSFDYCFGENSTQSEVFQQLGDSIIQSVISKYNCCVLAYGQSATGKTYTMMGNEFNFKISFLEIYNERVQDLLCDHNKIGKLLRVREHPKKGPYVEGLKELSVDNVTELLHWIKSGESLRRVASTLSNKCSSRSHSVLTISCRVYSNTSASNYSSNRHHTLSQIHLVDLAGSERASSVQNSTCRLKEGANINRSLVALGNVISALADNTSSHGSRFVPYRDSILTWLLKETLGGNSNTFMIATISPSSSCYSETVNTLRFGQRAKHIINEPLINEDPTIRIIRELREEIAYLKSLLQNHNNGVSNMGSILQQIKPQRNPQSETNNSQPNSSNSSSIELAETSQEVPIASTVPLEIQSKELNSPENLKVPPSDNSLRRTYSAAEIQRKQDKKLSNRYTSHEALIESPPSSEETFEISKPETQIPSESGSQTSLAEIQKTNAIKDAIKTHKQNKRSEIVASVTERLYSQGVQKNNSRSSSSSVMSDLSTNARNRLQQISLKALSASRRSKRQQVHVGTQTNLLKTIRVREIGIDTQNDINTVLQLTKDISIETSLTNSTQNVAVGSDNILLFDKTIETLTNKPAFKLTRSCGNITDDLALLNNDDDNFKSNSLTTSNKLKSNISFTKYITNTQTQTLSNENIILFNLNSNKTRNKTTNVNIINLNCSNQFEYSSADESISDDSLDGNINLPSKYHTTPDLLNNHNNTLEATKQLRVNYALQFGNIEYFETASEQICSNEYHLHYAWITHEKDWEYATVNIVQTYRIEYCTAEIKTEKIPLEKVQYFKGNSMQTPVQVEEDFDEQISLPKQEHSKCCCKTNQQIDSQLFTASAMNFISEATYYLSTLSEKISNKCKCNNSFDIAVQTNTIQDYEIETSTNFIMPINQWELPLEQSCNSLETTLRNMDEHDKIRLSRTTYSNHRRTLSSPRLYLQELQSLRKQLVEETRRNISKINQD